A stretch of Desulfotalea psychrophila LSv54 DNA encodes these proteins:
- a CDS encoding beta-ketoacyl-ACP synthase III has translation MSVVILGTGSCLPEKIVTNKDLEKIVETNDEWIRTRTGICERRIAGPGEQAYILASRAAKNALDAAGLVAEDLDMIVVGTISAHMVMPSCACMIQQEIGAKKAFAFDVNAACSGFLYAMEVGSKYVATNPAMKVLCIGTETLSARTNQQDRNTSIIFADGAGAAVIGYEEGDRGILASKLFSDGSFGDILFLSGSESTNTDLRLGEYEGSHIHMEGREVFKHAVRAMEGAVNTIMEEVGVSPHEIKLLIPHQANIRIIKNLGERLGLSSEQVFVNIANYGNTSAASVPIALDEAVRGGKIESGDLVLLCSFGGGFTWGASLIRW, from the coding sequence ATGAGTGTAGTGATTCTTGGAACAGGCTCTTGTTTGCCAGAGAAGATTGTGACCAACAAAGATCTTGAAAAAATTGTTGAGACCAATGATGAGTGGATCAGAACAAGAACAGGTATTTGTGAACGTCGCATAGCAGGCCCTGGAGAACAGGCTTATATTCTTGCCAGTCGTGCTGCCAAAAATGCTCTCGACGCAGCCGGGCTTGTGGCCGAAGATCTTGATATGATCGTGGTGGGAACAATCAGCGCTCATATGGTTATGCCTTCCTGTGCCTGTATGATACAGCAAGAAATTGGTGCTAAAAAAGCATTTGCCTTCGATGTGAATGCCGCCTGTTCCGGCTTTTTATATGCCATGGAGGTTGGTTCAAAATACGTGGCGACTAATCCTGCCATGAAAGTGCTTTGTATTGGTACTGAGACTCTTTCTGCGAGAACAAATCAGCAGGATAGAAACACCAGTATTATTTTTGCCGATGGTGCCGGAGCTGCTGTTATCGGTTATGAAGAAGGAGATAGGGGGATTCTTGCCTCTAAGCTCTTCTCCGATGGTTCTTTTGGTGACATATTGTTTCTCAGTGGTTCCGAGAGCACGAACACTGATCTGCGATTAGGTGAGTATGAGGGAAGCCATATTCATATGGAGGGCCGTGAAGTTTTCAAGCATGCCGTGCGGGCGATGGAAGGTGCGGTTAATACCATAATGGAAGAGGTTGGTGTCTCTCCTCACGAAATTAAGTTACTTATTCCCCATCAGGCGAATATTCGTATTATCAAAAATCTTGGTGAGCGTTTAGGATTGAGTTCCGAGCAGGTTTTTGTCAACATTGCTAACTATGGAAATACCTCTGCTGCCTCTGTGCCCATTGCCCTTGATGAAGCGGTACGCGGTGGTAAAATTGAATCAGGCGACCTTGTGC
- the ffh gene encoding signal recognition particle protein has product MFENLTDRLEGVFKKLRGHGKLTEDNIQDAMREVRIALLDADVSFKVAKQFVASVTEKAIGREVGKSLSPGQQIIKIVHEELVSLLGGDTAQIELDGRQPVVIMMAGLQGSGKTTTSGKLAKMLKDKGRRPYLVPADVYRPAAIEQLQVLGDRLDVPVHPSTTATKPVDICTQAIAEAKIKNYDTVIIDTAGRLHVDNVLMGELQEIQAAVQLSEILFVADAMTGQDAVTVADKFNTDLEISGIILTKMEGDARGGAALSIKTVTGKPIKFVGVGEALDALEVFHPERVASRILGMGDVLTLIEKAEAVVDKDQANKLAHKLQTNQFTLEDFLDQIQQIKKMGSLDQILSMVPGINKLKKIKDAPQPNEKELGKTEAIIRSMTLKERRNHKLINTSRRQRIADGSGTSITDVNRVLKSYSEMLKMMKKMRGKPGLITGEKRRKLPKGMKKRR; this is encoded by the coding sequence ATGTTTGAAAATTTAACGGACAGGCTAGAGGGCGTATTTAAAAAACTTCGTGGCCATGGTAAACTGACTGAAGACAATATTCAGGATGCCATGCGTGAGGTGCGTATTGCTCTACTTGATGCCGATGTAAGCTTTAAAGTTGCTAAGCAATTTGTTGCTTCTGTGACGGAAAAGGCCATCGGACGTGAAGTTGGCAAAAGTTTATCGCCCGGACAGCAAATAATCAAAATAGTTCATGAAGAACTTGTCAGTCTCCTTGGTGGAGATACAGCTCAAATAGAGCTTGATGGCCGTCAACCTGTTGTCATTATGATGGCAGGCCTGCAGGGCTCTGGTAAAACAACCACCTCGGGTAAACTGGCAAAAATGCTCAAAGACAAGGGACGCAGACCTTATCTTGTCCCCGCCGATGTCTATCGACCTGCGGCAATTGAGCAGCTTCAGGTGCTTGGCGACAGACTAGATGTGCCGGTGCACCCATCAACAACAGCGACAAAGCCTGTTGATATTTGTACCCAGGCAATTGCCGAGGCGAAGATAAAAAATTATGATACCGTCATAATTGATACCGCCGGTCGATTGCATGTGGATAATGTCCTAATGGGCGAACTCCAAGAGATTCAAGCAGCAGTACAGCTTTCCGAGATCCTCTTCGTTGCCGACGCAATGACAGGACAGGACGCGGTAACTGTTGCCGATAAATTTAACACAGACTTAGAAATTTCTGGTATTATCCTTACCAAGATGGAAGGTGATGCAAGAGGCGGTGCAGCCCTGTCTATTAAGACAGTTACTGGCAAGCCAATTAAGTTTGTAGGTGTTGGCGAGGCTCTTGATGCCCTTGAAGTATTCCATCCTGAACGGGTTGCCTCTCGTATTTTAGGTATGGGTGATGTCCTTACCCTTATCGAAAAAGCAGAGGCCGTTGTAGATAAAGACCAGGCCAATAAGCTTGCGCACAAATTACAAACCAATCAGTTTACGCTGGAAGATTTTCTTGACCAAATTCAACAAATCAAGAAAATGGGTTCTCTTGACCAAATTTTAAGTATGGTTCCAGGCATTAATAAGCTCAAGAAAATTAAAGATGCCCCACAACCAAATGAGAAAGAGCTCGGCAAAACAGAAGCTATTATTCGTTCCATGACACTCAAGGAACGGAGAAACCACAAGCTCATCAATACCAGTAGACGTCAGCGTATTGCAGACGGCTCTGGAACAAGTATAACTGATGTAAACAGAGTGTTGAAAAGTTATTCAGAAATGCTGAAGATGATGAAAAAAATGCGTGGAAAGCCAGGACTTATTACAGGCGAAAAACGCAGGAAGTTACCAAAAGGTATGAAAAAGAGAAGATAA
- the rnd gene encoding ribonuclease D → MKQENIISTTEDLKKIVNKALKLDAVGLDTEFVWERTYYPQLGLIQIALSDEECYAIDPLSIKDLSPLGELLADRNTIKILHDAPQDLIIMSQATGATPQNIFDTRLAAGFAGSISTISLLQLVSEQLETELDKSETRTNWLKRPLTEKQLSYSLNDVRYLRATRVILLSKIIGPKIKSWLQEELNLLNNPANYSTIADESRYKKVKGVNKLDRKSIGVAQEIATWREQKARELNRPRGHVIKDDILLEIAAIRPTRPEELANTAISTKAAERYGNDICQATARALNKKEVDLPHQQKRSQLSSQEKGALAQLKELITLKCDILGIDPALLGNSNELKKIIQTLYKGKTTHMRQSFGWRKEFLKDFYQIHRDTI, encoded by the coding sequence ATGAAGCAAGAAAATATTATTTCCACTACTGAAGATCTCAAAAAAATAGTAAACAAGGCCCTTAAGCTCGATGCCGTAGGTCTCGATACCGAATTTGTCTGGGAGAGAACATACTACCCGCAACTAGGCCTGATCCAGATAGCCCTCTCCGACGAAGAATGTTATGCCATCGACCCTCTATCCATAAAAGACCTCAGCCCACTAGGAGAGCTTTTGGCAGATAGAAACACCATTAAAATATTACACGATGCGCCTCAGGACTTAATAATCATGAGCCAGGCAACGGGGGCGACACCACAAAATATTTTTGACACAAGACTTGCGGCAGGATTTGCCGGTTCCATCTCAACCATATCATTACTCCAGCTAGTCAGCGAACAACTTGAAACAGAACTCGATAAAAGCGAGACCCGAACAAACTGGCTGAAAAGACCTCTCACAGAAAAGCAGCTCAGCTACTCGCTCAACGACGTACGCTACCTACGGGCAACACGAGTAATTCTCCTCAGCAAAATCATTGGCCCCAAGATCAAATCCTGGCTCCAAGAAGAGCTCAATCTACTAAATAACCCAGCTAACTACAGCACCATAGCCGACGAAAGCCGCTACAAGAAAGTAAAGGGCGTCAACAAGCTAGACAGAAAATCCATAGGCGTTGCCCAAGAGATTGCCACCTGGCGAGAACAGAAAGCACGGGAACTTAACCGGCCAAGGGGCCATGTAATCAAAGACGACATCCTGCTTGAGATCGCAGCAATAAGACCAACACGCCCAGAAGAACTTGCCAACACGGCAATCAGCACCAAAGCAGCAGAGAGATATGGCAACGATATATGCCAGGCAACAGCCAGAGCTCTTAATAAGAAAGAGGTCGACCTTCCGCACCAACAGAAGAGAAGCCAACTCTCCTCCCAGGAAAAAGGTGCTCTGGCACAGCTCAAAGAGCTTATCACCCTTAAATGCGACATTCTGGGCATCGACCCGGCTCTACTTGGTAACAGTAACGAACTGAAAAAAATCATCCAGACACTTTATAAGGGCAAGACTACCCATATGAGACAATCCTTTGGTTGGCGAAAAGAATTCCTTAAAGATTTCTATCAAATTCACAGAGACACCATCTAA
- a CDS encoding DUF177 domain-containing protein, which yields MKLDFSEIVGASRVFSCENTGWYSWPEELVGGELVAHYSVVRQNNEAVVLAGSLTGCCVGTCVSCGEKVNLAIQSEFAYTLTTKEEIISDLAEVEFEVDDLMTVYLEEPVVDVEELLREQAELSLPLRVECREDCKGICAGCGVLLNEQKCQCSPYDSTSPFAVLKKLSQR from the coding sequence ATGAAACTTGATTTTAGTGAAATAGTAGGTGCTTCTCGTGTTTTTTCTTGTGAAAATACGGGATGGTATAGTTGGCCTGAAGAACTGGTCGGTGGGGAACTTGTTGCTCACTACTCGGTTGTTCGTCAAAACAATGAAGCGGTTGTACTGGCAGGTAGCTTAACAGGATGCTGTGTCGGAACATGTGTTAGTTGTGGTGAGAAGGTTAATCTTGCTATTCAAAGTGAATTTGCCTATACCCTTACAACTAAAGAAGAGATCATCTCAGACTTAGCAGAAGTCGAGTTTGAAGTGGATGATCTTATGACTGTTTATCTAGAAGAACCGGTTGTTGATGTTGAAGAACTCCTGCGTGAGCAGGCTGAACTATCTTTGCCCTTGCGGGTGGAATGCAGGGAAGATTGTAAAGGGATCTGTGCTGGTTGCGGAGTTTTGCTTAATGAGCAGAAGTGCCAGTGTAGCCCCTATGATTCGACATCGCCGTTTGCTGTTTTAAAGAAACTTTCACAGCGCTAG
- the rpmF gene encoding 50S ribosomal protein L32, translated as MAVPKRRHSRSRTRLRRSHDALSAPALSLCSECGEPKEPHRLCGSCGKYNKREVFSLEAEVE; from the coding sequence ATGGCCGTACCTAAGAGAAGACATTCCCGTTCACGAACTCGCCTAAGACGTTCACATGATGCCCTGAGTGCACCAGCACTTTCTCTTTGCTCTGAGTGTGGAGAGCCAAAAGAGCCGCATCGTCTTTGCGGAAGTTGCGGTAAGTACAACAAGCGCGAAGTATTTAGTCTTGAAGCTGAAGTAGAGTAG